Genomic window (Ostrea edulis chromosome 9, xbOstEdul1.1, whole genome shotgun sequence):
acttcctgtttgccgggacttagaattttttatagcaaaaaaatttctgtcacagttttctcaagaaccacatggggcaactccctgatatttggcacagagcatcagtgtggctaactgtattgtgtaagacattttcgaatctgtcgcttatcaacttcctgtttgccgggacttagaattttttacagcaaaaaaaataatttactttttcaacattatatgtgatatattacatatagaatgaactagcaggcgacacatgtcttccggggaagacttaatactgcgttaaGTTATGAACTTGGGACCAGTGCAAAAACTTGCTTTTCTTTGTTAACATTAATTACCACCCTAAAACAGATCTATGAGAAAAGTTCATTTACTTGTAGAAAAAAAGATGTGGTGCAtctaattttcattattatgaTATGTTTCTTAAAAACATTATACTGGGGGGAAAAAGgaatttttgattttatttctttcattttttagaCCTCTGTAAATTTACAGCACATTGTATTGTAACATAGTGGAGATAATGACCAGCTCCCGTAGTGCAGGATTACACTTTTTTCTAGACTGCATCTGGACATTACTCTGTGAATATGACATTACAGCACTAACAATTGAAAATGTTGCATTAAAGACAATTCAAATGTATATCCGCATACTACAATCGTCAAGCTACCGTAAATCTGGTCATTTTTGCTATAGGTGAATTTTTTTGCCGGTCTTCAATTTGCaaaaaatatttgcatgaaaaaatcaattctttgaaaatacTTACCAGACAGATTTagcaaatttgattttttttcgaAAACGAATCTAAGCAGAGATTTCCAGATTTATGGTATTGAGATTATTTTATCACTCATATACTGTAATCAAATTTTATCAATTTGTATCATATGATAAGTCAATTGTGATAATGATTCTGTGTTCttgttaatttattgaataaaaattttccTACATAATGATTGTCGGTGTATTAATTTGAAACTTGCCATGATCTTGGAGACCACAAGTATCGTGGTACAGGTATGTATCCAAGAAGTATATGTTACAAAACTGCATCAAAATTGTCATTCTTTTAaagtatgttatattttttaaacatatttttcaaagtacattaaaaaaaattttggggggggggggggctgagaGTATGTCAGTTATGTTTTTGTCCCCCACTGCACATGGAAGGAGACATAGAAATACAggccccaggatcatgaaacatcttaagcttaagtcaaaatctgaatattgtgatgaaatgattgggaagtctttgggacaagggggacgtaaattttaggactccagcacccctggggccttaggggcagggcaaaaactgcccataattgaccaattttaaaatcttctcaacaaccgcacatgtgcaagaaaaactaaatgcatgatggagagcaggaaggcctctaccaaaattgtaaatttcgtgatccccgaggtaggggttctgaccccaggacggggccaaacttgttatatagtgtttatgtgtaaaacacttagataacatctttagtgctattgagactaaattgaaagtaatttaaatggatatttagaaagaacagatagtcctttaccaaaattgtaaatttgatgatcccaggggtagggattttggtatcagggtagggccaaatggtcagttattaaatgtatgaacaataaacatttttaacttcttcttgataactatcattccaattcttttcaaatttagtatgaaacatacttggaacaaggggaacatgaATTGTAGATTtgaggattcctgcacccctggggccttaggggcggggcaaaaactgcccaaaattgaccaattttcaaaaattttctcaagaactgcatacatgaaataaaaacaaaatgcatagtgatgtaaagcaggaaagcttctaccaaaattgtaaatttcatgaaccccgggtaggggttctgagcccagggcagggccaaacttgttatatagtgtttaagtgtaaaacacttaaataacatcttctttagtgctattaatactaaattgaaactaaatggaatgagcaggtagtcttttaccaaaattgtaaatttgatgatccccagagtaaaggttctgaccccagggcagggccaaacttagtatattgtatttatgAACAAGTTTGCTGAtaatgtataaaatctaaatgcatacttaggaatagcagaaaaggatgtacaaaaaatggtgaatttcgatcataacccagggttatgacttcaggacgagtccaaattagtcatctCTTCTGATGTTTTATTGTTACTAGTAATACACCTTTTTTATTGAGTTGACAAGGCTGATTGACATGTCAAAAGTTCATCATACACCATCCCCTACCACCACCCAGAGGGTTGTTTTAACTTATACTTCTTTTAATTGTGCCATATgcaaatctttgaaaatttgcatattcctatagtaatttaacgtaataaaccaaatttaaagagcaaataactcttactaaaggaaaaataaatcttacatTTTATCGCGGTGCAGATAACGGTATTATgccaatttcatttttgaatatcCACAAGGGCATGGACAGCAACGCTTCACCCCAGCATTCTTCATCCAGCACGTTAGGctcttgtattttcaaaagttatctcttatatatgtatttacattctacttttgtCATAATTCCCAGTCTGAATTTCAACACTTTCAATAATAACTTGCTTGCCTAGTTCCTATTATATTTCCAAGTTGAAAGTCTAGGAAAGGGAAAATCCTGGCATTCAAGATATTTACTGTATTTCCCGGGCAATTTCAGCAACTTGCATGGGTTCAACCTTGCAGATTCCTTATGAATTTCAGTTTGAAAATTCATTGTGTACTAGATTTTCTATTATTAATGTCATTTAGAGGAATGTAAAAAACAATGATCCAAGTTCTTATAGACTTTCAAGGTTCAAAGTAAATGCCAAGGTCACATGGGATATTGCACAATATACtaacccaacccccccccccccccaccccattaTATCCCTACAAAAAGGTCATTTGTGTATTTAAGATAGAATAATGCAATAGATTGTTGAAATGCTGGTTTACTGACAATACAAATGATTCAGGGTTGATGAATAATCTGTATAACATATCTTTttctggtacatgtacacaagATTGCAACACCAAAGCTTTAACTTTTATACAAAACCTTTATTAACATTGTAAAACAATTGTTTCATTATGACTACAAACCATGATAATAACAGAAAAGATGTGGCACAAAAACAACAGTAATGATGATCCGATACattgtttaaataattttactttttcattCTCAAAGGTCATACTGTCTTGGAGTTTTGATTTTCCTCGTCCTGGTGGCAGAGTTTGGGGGCAGTACAGGTTTGGGTGTTGGTGTGTATGAAGTCACTGATGGGGTAGTAGATTTGGGAGATGGGCGTGTGGATGGCGATGCGGGAGACACAGTCACAAGCGTGGTGGAACCCCTATGTTCACTCTCAATGGTCTTAAAATGATAGGCCAAGACGGACTGAGGTGACACGGAAGACACTCCGACCGTAGAACTCGTTCTCTGGGTGACAGGGCTGGATTCAAGAAGGGAGGAAACTTTTCCGAGAGTCTCCGTTATGGGAACAACAGAGGTTGACTTGGATGTTTTATAGATAGTGGGAGTGACAATTGTCTGCTGACTTTGTTTTTCACTGGAGATGTGAACGGTGCCTACATTGCCAGCACCGGATATGTGGATAGTGGCGCCAGTGGGAGATGCTTTCTGGAGTGAGATTCCTGGTGCTATTTTACCTACAGTGCTGGTACTTGTGAAGGTTTTGGGTACAGTAACGGACGTGTTGGGCAGAGAACTGCCAAGTAGTTTAGCTTGAGTTATAGTGGACACTAGACTTTGAGGAATTGAGCCTGTGGTCAGAGGAAAATCATGATACTGAGATTTCTGTACAGCCTGCACGGTCTCATCTGAGTCCTCGACAGACTGATGAACAAGAGGCATGTCCAAGTCCTCCAGTGTTGAGTCTGGAGACACTGTCTGCTGGGACTGGGTGACCATCTCTTGTGCTGGTTTAGCTGGGGTGTTGGCAGATTTTTCTATTTGATGTGGGAGAACATATTTCACTTGCTGTGAGCTTAAACTCGTTGAAGCTGATGAGATGTCAAAACTTATCAGTGGTGGGCCAAGTGCTTTTGATGTAGGGGACCTTGATGCAGCTGTTAGAGAATCAGTGGTGGCAGACGATAGTGTGTTGATGGAGCTTGAGGATGGCAGCTTTGTGGTTGTGGTGGAGGTGACACCTGCTTTTGTGATGCCGGCCAGTAACTGCTGTATTTGACTGGACACTGGACCAGCTGTTGTGATGTGGACAGAGGGTTTTATTCCTCCTCTAAAAACATTCGACATACTTATCAGACTTGACAGACTAAGCTGTGGTGAGGACAGCCCAGAGCTAGTGCTTAGTACAGGATCCTTGTTGGACACATTGGTGGCAGGTGTACTAGACAAGCTACTGGCAATTCTCTGGGCTGCTTCCTTTTGAGCCATCAAATTGGCAAGGCTTTCAAGAGTGACTTTGGAGGCTTTACTAGGACTCTGCTGACCAGTTTCTGATGATGTGCCACCATCAGGTTTACCCTCAATCTCCTTCACTGTCTGTGGTACAGAACTTTGCAGGAGTCCAGACAGTTCTGGAGCATTGTTCAGAGCCTGTAGACCAGCAATTTTACTGGCCAGGGTCAGATTCAGTGCTGGGAGGCTTTTGTCTGGTCCTGCAGCTGAAGTCTTCAGCCTCTTCTTAGGTACTCCTGCTGGACTCTTCACATACTTCCTCTTAGGCTTTGGTGCTGCTAAAGAGAGGAGATACAttctatgaaaatttatatGGATACAGTTTTGGAAATGGGGAAGTGGTCCTTTCATCTAACAGCAAAATTCTATGATGGACACAAGGAATGTggaaaaatttgaaaaggaaTATTGTACAAAACGCAGAGAATTTTGTCAGAATCTCTTTCTTTACACATACGAGTAGCTACTGGAGCAGGGGGAAGATTGGACCCATTCAGTAGATGACTAGCAAGCTCACTTGTCTGTTGCCCGACAGATAGCCGGTTGAATTCAGCCTGCCTTGCAGCTTTCAGAGCTTTAGCCACACTCAGCTGCTTTGGTGTTGAGGGAAGAGACTTTTCCTACAAGAATGAACATAATGAAAGCCAAGCATAGTTACACATCAAAGGCTGTCCAGCACTTGTTTacaaaaaattagggctaaTTCTAGGGctaaaattagaaattttaaaactATATTAGGGTAGTTTTCGACATTTAAATGGACTTACCTTtgcaaatttgacaataaagaaactcacaacaagaggcccatgggccctaACGGTCAACTGAATATCATAGCCCATACAGGGAGtctcatatttgcatttaagTCTCAATAAGAATATGGAGTCCTTTGTGCTCTTGCTgatgatctttcaaaatatgcacacaattcccattcatttacagaagaaggaaaaatgtaagtttgaaacatatcaatcattttgacacccccccccccccccaactcctGAATTTAGCaacttaacgtagttccaccctcttgtgatgtcataagattttgcaaagtcaatgatttaataagatttatgcatgagaggaacatgaattttgttggagtctttttcaatagttattgtaaaaaatatttgtaaaccataaaatatttccaaagtttaagttatatatgaataatctataaaatgtttcaaaatattgaatccaagggcaataactctgttttcattaaatcatatatCTGATAAAAATCAATCTGATAAAGCGAGGTAATACACAGTATTAATAAAGTCTCACAATACAGTGATACACAGTAATGTGCACAGTTGGCTAAAGTGATTCCATCCACGCACCTTTCTTTGCTTTTTCTTCTTAAGGTCTGCCTCGTCTAACATTTCTGATGTGTCTGAGTTAAGCAGGTCTGACTGCGACAGAACCCCTCCCAAAAAATCGGCCACATGGTCCTGTTAGATGAAAATTATATGcctgtttcaatacatgtacaaaaggACATCTACAAGTGCTTGAATGCATCCGTTCAGTAGAGAATAtcaattatcaattgtaaattttagtatgttgtacagcgctttagagtatttttagataaggcgctatataagtgtacttttattattattattattaatactGTGGGTTCATCATTATTTGTTGAGCACCAATTTTCGTGCATTTCGTTGCCGAGCCAAGTATTCATAGAAGTTTGGTGTTTCCATTTTGATTTCTAACAAAGAGACCTGTTAATAGTATATACAAATGTTTCTGAAATAATTCAGTGCAAACATTTACcaatgaaatgtttaaattattCCCATCACTACAGTGTATGattaacatttaatattttgtattcattccTTGTTCAATTTATGTGAGtgaatcaatttcattttatacaagTTACAAATTGAAACTTCTTGCAGCTGATATTGATAATCACTCTAAAGCAATACATCTAATCGTCATTACACACCTACAATtagaaaaacaatatttatgttGGTTTACCCAAGTCCAGCCTTTTTTAAACCCTCGATAATAAGTTTTCCAATCCTCCATTATTTCACGGGTTCTAATGACCCAGTGCACATGGACAGGCTTAACCACTGATGTGCAAAGATCAACCAACGAGGGGGATTCGTTATCTCTTTAAAGACGTACGCCAATTTTCTCTGCATACTATTCATGACAATAGCCCTTCAAAACTCCTTTATACTCTCAATGCAACACGCTGACACAAACAAGGGGATGATTCTATTGTCCTTCAATAATACTCGCAGCTTAGGACTTTGGTGCATCGACTATACACCTACAGGTATgcataatttcatttttcatttaccAAGTTAAATTCAAGAGAAGATCTTTGAATGACTATttttaataaattgtatttgaatatagTTTTCTTTACAATCAGGCTCAGAGTGCGCATTTGCAATTCTTTGCATTTGTGGAACTATTTTTCAAGATGACCATTGCCCACGAATTAATGTAACCTTGAAGCATTGGAAATTGTTCAATCCATGAATATTGATGAAACCACAGCACTAGTAAACAAAAagtcaaaaaacaaaacacttcagtttttggtgtgtgtgtttttttttcttctaatttgTCTACCAGTAAATTCATAGTACACTATACTTTGTAaaataatacattaaaaaaattcatgtacTAGAATTACCATACAaataagaatatacatgtaataccagAATTTGTTTGTCTGCCATGACTTGGGTTATCCCCTCCTGTTTTTTCTTTGCTCGAAACACTCGTAAATTGCTATCTGCCCCACCCACTACCAGCAGCTCATTCTCTGCCTTCATTTTCTCTCGTAAGTCCTCCATATTATCTATAGTGGCTGTGTATGAGTGCTGGCCAATCACAAACATTGTCGGAGTTTTAGTGTCCAGTAAAGTGTCCTCAATATCCTGacaataaattcaaaagaaatgaatatttaaaatatgcCTTAAAATCTCAAGTTTAATGTAATCTTCAATTACAtgaggatgtttgcatattaatttgGTTCCATTCAAAAACTTTTGAATCGAGGAAACATGGAAAAATGCATGGTTATCCCttattttaatttaaatgaTTAGACACtgattgaaaaattaaaaacatgaatCATGAAATTGATAATTAAACATTAATTAATAAACATTATCGAAGAAATAATTAAGGACAGAAATATCCTATAACTCTCGATGGAAATAAATGGGTTCTAATTGCATTGGATGTATTCCAATACTTGGCAAAGTAAGCTGTTGGTAATTTATTATTGATTGACTTGGGGTCAGTGTGATAAAAAGACCAACCAATACTAATCACTGCGGCGGAGATTTTGTAAAATTCTAATCTTATCTTTCTGTGCAAAGTATATGAATATGtgaaatcaatatttgtaaCTAATACTAGCTTTAACATTAATATTCTAATAAATGATCACCTTTGAAATCTCTCCCAAAATTTCACCTTTAATGAGCAAGATCTCCCCTTAGGGCTattccaaaaataaatacatgggggggttgggaggcaccttttgtatataccaagcacccataaaaaaaaataaaaaattaccccatgaaccatcaaatttataaactcattttacaatgacccatctaattaaaaaaaaaaactaaccagacccaccacaaaaatgaaaacagtacaaatctcgcgaggttttcgggacaaacattctagtcaatgacgcagtaatgcctgtgcgacattgtatcacagtagttctgaagaaacgatgtcacatcaacaatcaaaggcatctatggcgggaatgttggaaagattgggagtccaaacgatgctattatcatgaaatgggtatggatatgtttttccacgaatcgttcgtcttctaatggagcccgcgcccggaggcctctatatcaccatcacactgactgataaatataacgcatcggtaccctcgtataaatcaactaaggtttgcctatttttattagaaaacggaatacctattggtttcaaaatattcctaaaatcgatgcactgtaaactgtaataatctacagaacagagttcgccgccatcacgtccaaagggaccctactaaacgcgcctctaatttgaagagtgccgtaatggaaagttatgtgctgcaaagagcgacaactcgaatagttctatgttacttccgatttcgaaaacagcatttcgaaagcacgttttcaattttccctccgacgttttgtaaccaacacgacaagagtgacaataaaaatattctgaaaactcaacacccaagtggcacaaaataaaacaatagaaactacccactacccataataaatatttttttaacagtccaaccacggaccaaataaaatatgaaaaaatacgaccacccacacaaaaaaatatcatttgccgcccgacccccccatttgatcatttctggaacagcccttactGAATTGATATGACTTGTATGGAGTTGCTTGTGTGGGAGACTTACCCCTCGCTGTCCATTAATTCCTGTGATTGGTAAACCCATACAAACCACTGCTGATACAGCTTCTACCAGGGACACCTGCAAAGTATTGCATAAAATTAGACCCCGTGAAGTTCCAAATAACTTGATAAAGGCATTAGAAATTTACTGAAATCAGAGGAAACTTACATGGCATGCCACAAGAGCCCCGATGTTCCATCCTAACAATACAATGGGTTTGTGATGAAAATGACCCTTCAACTGAAAGTAAAGAAATTATGCATCACAAATTTCATCTCCACTCATCAATAATTCCTGcacatgtaaaaaaaaccccGAACTTTTAAATGTCATTCATGCAGGGCTTTGCTGTACTTTCAGTCAATAAAGTGCTATTCTGACAATGACATTTGACTTTGATAGTGGCAAAAAATCCACATGTGTTTTTGTTTCTCCTTTACCTACTTTTCCTGAAAAAAACATTCTACAAATTTAACTATTTTTGAGTAAGCAGCAAGTTACACAATTCCAAAATCCTTTGCTCTTTTTTACAAAGGCCTTTTGACCTATAATTGTGCAGATGTTTTTCTCTGACTATTATTCATTTAAGATGTTGGTTGAAATACTCATAATGTGGTGAAACATAATCCCACTTTAAATTAAATATCTTATTGAGATCAAAAAACAATCTGCCCTCAAAGGTATCAGAGTTTTCCTCTTATCACTTCCTCGTCCGCAGAAGTGAATATGAAGTCTGTCAccagaaaataattattgtatcATGTAATCCCATATTCTATATCTCATCATGGCCTTGAGAAATGTTCACTCTTGTACTGACAtcagctttaggtgaagtgccacaaatgtTACCCTAAGCTAGGTGTTCAGGGCCAGAGCAGCAAGGGCTTTAATCGTGCCAATGCCTAACGTGACATaagacctccatttttaagatCATGTCTGTGAGACCTGCAACTTTCACTTTCAATTCAGGGTGCTTGGTGAAGAACAGTCACTATCTCTATCAATAACGGTTTTATGTTTCATTTAATGCCAGGATCGAGATTCGAACCTTGATCTGGTTTCATTCAATGCCAGGATCGAGATTCGAACCTTGATCTCCTGGCTACAAAGTATAAatcctaaccactcggccaccacACCCAGTCCTCTTTTACATAAGCTGTCCAGAGGCAGGTATTTGTATTAAACAATACTAATTTGTCATTCAGGACGACATTCATCTGGGAAAAGATGATCTATTATGACCAAGGCTTAATTTTTGTTTGCTGCTAATGGCTTCTCAACTGTTATCAgacttggatttttcaaaaaaatctcgaactcaagtttgaattttcttttatttgaagtTAAAATTAGAGGAAAATGTCAGACTTAAGTCCACGTTTCAACTTTATTTTGAGAAATCCGGCTTTAGTCTACATGCTCTGCTTCCAGATCATGAGACAACTATTTCACCAGATACAACAAGAGGTTTAGCAATCTTACCTCCAAGACTTTGGTCCTGACAGCCCCTATCATGTGTTCCAGACATTGTGCAATTCCGACACCACTGCCACCATTGACTGTGTGCATCGTGACAGGAATCACCTTCCCCAGGTTGGACAGATGGCTGTTCCAGAATCTAGTCCGTTTGGAGTAACTGTGTCCAGTGTAGGTTGGACCATTTGGGGCAATCAG
Coding sequences:
- the LOC125659009 gene encoding KAT8 regulatory NSL complex subunit 3-like isoform X13 → MSKKLSSMMEVVGMDHGYSKPWSAHPDASHARPVKLIYMQRVPRNQTAENANDHEIIDVVDAPAKPHPPYDMAKARSLMHECDRHVNFARMEDGPDDWEEHITRSGWTLQQNRLFNKIIKALQTDRLARLAYHNSSNEPVMRRIHIDKTARRVRQAFASVSWDMKLTQWVHGVLVDNLSLPVLGAYLDVLQTLRAKVPSLIDKMIANTNVGGKSVTASLEALNLLLKRPWDPVLSVYSQQKPNKLPGNPLILIAPNGPTYTGHSYSKRTRFWNSHLSNLGKVIPVTMHTVNGGSGVGIAQCLEHMIGAVRTKVLELKGHFHHKPIVLLGWNIGALVACHVSLVEAVSAVVCMGLPITGINGQRGDIEDTLLDTKTPTMFVIGQHSYTATIDNMEDLREKMKAENELLVVGGADSNLRVFRAKKKQEGITQVMADKQILDHVADFLGGVLSQSDLLNSDTSEMLDEADLKKKKQRKEKSLPSTPKQLSVAKALKAARQAEFNRLSVGQQTTAPKPKRKYVKSPAGVPKKRLKTSAAGPDKSLPALNLTLASKIAGLQALNNAPELSGLLQSSVPQTVKEIEGKPDGGTSSETGQQSPSKASKVTLESLANLMAQKEAAQRIASSLSSTPATNVSNKDPVLSTSSGLSSPQLSLSSLISMSNVFRGGIKPSVHITTAGPVSSQIQQLLAGITKAGVTSTTTTKLPSSSSINTLSSATTDSLTAASRSPTSKALGPPLISFDISSASTSLSSQQVKYVLPHQIEKSANTPAKPAQEMVTQSQQTVSPDSTLEDLDMPLVHQSVEDSDETVQAVQKSQYHDFPLTTGSIPQSLVSTITQAKLLGSSLPNTSVTVPKTFTSTSTVGKIAPGISLQKASPTGATIHISGAGNVGTVHISSEKQSQQTIVTPTIYKTSKSTSVVPITETLGKVSSLLESSPVTQRTSSTVGVSSVSPQSVLAYHFKTIESEHRGSTTLVTVSPASPSTRPSPKSTTPSVTSYTPTPKPVLPPNSATRTRKIKTPRQYDL